From Paenibacillus graminis, a single genomic window includes:
- a CDS encoding GntR family transcriptional regulator: protein MKTNFDSSQPIFQQIAEMIEDDILNGTYQEDDQIISMAQFASTFQINPATAVKGIGLLVNEGILYKKRGLGMYVAKGAKQTIMGKRRSRFYDEMVLKLLEEAEKLGMTNEDVIEMIKERTGADRK, encoded by the coding sequence ATGAAAACAAATTTCGACTCAAGTCAGCCCATATTTCAACAAATCGCCGAAATGATTGAGGATGACATTCTGAACGGAACCTACCAGGAAGATGATCAGATTATCTCAATGGCGCAATTCGCAAGCACCTTTCAAATTAATCCGGCTACGGCTGTGAAAGGCATCGGGTTACTCGTGAACGAGGGAATTCTATACAAGAAAAGAGGGCTGGGTATGTATGTTGCCAAAGGGGCAAAGCAAACGATAATGGGCAAACGGCGAAGCCGGTTTTATGATGAAATGGTCCTGAAATTGCTCGAAGAGGCGGAGAAGCTGGGAATGACCAATGAGGATGTTATTGAAATGATTAAAGAACGGACAGGGGCTGATCGAAAGTGA
- a CDS encoding response regulator transcription factor, whose amino-acid sequence MREKIIIIDDDTETRRFLVQSLIEHGYEAVGYTHSGQAAVSYIHSHDPDLIILDGAGGLNICTELRKFSDKPVLFTSHHSEDYLRIEALNRGADEFIAKPSSFEGLLARIRAHLRRYKQAFPVNQRHLILYPNLQIDPTTHSVMAYGKEVSLSSKEFRLLVVLAKNPNRVFHTETLYDLIWKDMKQGDIRTVMVHIYNLRQKIEKNPSEPLFIHTVRGAGYKFNGSVSLMMESMDA is encoded by the coding sequence ATGCGGGAAAAAATCATAATCATTGATGATGATACTGAAACTCGCAGGTTCTTGGTTCAATCCTTAATAGAGCATGGATATGAAGCTGTTGGATATACTCACAGCGGACAAGCAGCGGTCAGCTACATTCATTCTCACGATCCTGATTTAATAATTCTTGACGGGGCGGGCGGCTTGAACATATGCACGGAATTACGCAAATTCAGCGATAAACCAGTGCTTTTTACAAGTCACCATTCCGAAGATTATCTCAGGATTGAAGCCTTGAACCGGGGGGCAGATGAGTTTATTGCCAAACCCTCCAGCTTTGAAGGATTACTCGCCCGAATCAGAGCACACCTCCGTAGGTATAAACAGGCTTTTCCAGTTAATCAACGTCATTTGATACTTTATCCAAATCTGCAGATTGATCCAACTACCCACTCAGTAATGGCCTATGGCAAGGAAGTCTCTTTATCTTCTAAAGAATTCCGACTCCTTGTTGTTCTGGCAAAGAACCCGAACCGCGTATTCCACACCGAAACCTTATATGATCTTATTTGGAAAGACATGAAGCAAGGGGACATACGAACCGTCATGGTTCATATTTATAACTTGCGGCAAAAAATCGAGAAAAACCCGAGTGAACCGCTATTTATCCATACTGTCAGAGGTGCTGGTTATAAATTTAACGGATCGGTTTCACTAATGATGGAATCCATGGATGCGTAA
- a CDS encoding ABC transporter ATP-binding protein, translating to MSVILECSGLNKSYGKKEAVRHLNMTLEENTIYGLLGPNGAGKTTLLNMLTGGIFPDSGRIEASGSRLDQGGMPPETCYIREKNLYWRGARVKEILQFASAFHPHWDWSFTEELLNTFKLDPSTKIRQLSRGMESLVGNIIGLASRARLTIYDEPMLGLDVLIREKFYRILVEDYANYPRTIVLSTHLIDEIAKVVERVYIMDAGTILLHDDVDHIRSYSHVLTGSSEAVQQFTSDKQVIYNETYGKGTLSAIYGALGDKDRTQANKLGLTIEGLTLQKFFSYLVEGGRRIE from the coding sequence GTGAGTGTGATTCTTGAATGCTCGGGCCTGAACAAAAGCTATGGTAAAAAAGAGGCTGTCCGCCATTTGAATATGACGCTGGAAGAGAATACGATTTACGGCCTGCTCGGCCCTAATGGAGCCGGAAAAACAACGCTGCTTAACATGTTAACTGGAGGCATTTTTCCTGACTCCGGCCGGATTGAAGCTTCGGGTTCACGATTGGATCAGGGCGGAATGCCGCCGGAGACTTGTTATATCAGGGAGAAAAATCTGTACTGGAGAGGGGCCAGAGTTAAAGAGATTCTGCAGTTTGCTTCCGCATTTCATCCCCATTGGGATTGGTCGTTTACGGAAGAGCTGCTCAACACCTTCAAGCTTGATCCCAGCACAAAAATCCGACAGCTCTCCAGAGGGATGGAGTCCCTTGTCGGTAATATTATTGGCCTCGCAAGCCGGGCCCGGTTAACTATTTATGATGAGCCCATGCTTGGACTTGACGTGCTGATCCGGGAGAAGTTTTATAGAATTCTGGTGGAGGATTATGCAAATTATCCAAGAACGATTGTGCTGTCGACCCATTTAATTGACGAGATCGCGAAGGTTGTTGAACGTGTCTACATTATGGACGCCGGAACAATCTTGCTGCATGACGATGTGGACCATATCCGCAGCTATTCCCATGTTCTAACGGGCAGTTCTGAAGCCGTACAACAATTCACTAGCGACAAACAAGTAATTTATAACGAAACCTACGGGAAAGGTACTCTTTCCGCCATTTATGGCGCACTCGGGGATAAAGACAGAACTCAGGCGAATAAGCTGGGCCTCACGATCGAAGGGCTTACACTTCAGAAGTTTTTTTCGTATCTGGTCGAAGGAGGTCGCCGCATTGAATAA
- a CDS encoding serine hydrolase domain-containing protein, with the protein MKIIFSVLLASSIMLTSSTAFAQELNSPLHKKADEIANTLVTQYGETSVQYALMDNGKIILSGNKGVYAKDSSRPVTKDTMYGVGSVSKMYAAAAVMMLVDRGKLNLDEPYVKYVADFKMADERYKQITPRMLLNHSSGINGTSYGNTFLFDDINPDLQEDVLASLRTQTLKANPGEFSVYTNDGFTLLEILVARLSGMSYSEFIAKNLSEPLGLQHTKTPMDEFDRTDLARAYLPNYEGALPTDTISAVGTGGIYSTAEDMLKVEEVLMGTTDLLSEKSAKAMLNPEYKNGIWPSDGEENFFAYGLGWDSVKLSPFGEYNIQAAFKGGDSVLFKAAMIVLPQYNISVAVASSGGSSIVNSMLGTGILQEYLKEKGIIKEIKPDKIFTPPVKVQMPDSMNQYNGVYAAASDSPKEIEIKDGEIDMPLIFGGFIPAQKYVYVGDGYFKSADGTVTLSFDKQINGITYIKASAYLNFPGLGQSLFTFYDSQKVEPVHLDKAVSDAWSERVGQDYLPLTERPSSEVLFVPLIPSKLWIDVNNGYVAGSKIIDQNHAINAVQIPVSSGRDTTNLKFYKENNAEYLQMYNMSFIKKADTPSIYSGEASSTVIQANGFARWYQISGEAANKTITVKLPPNASFAVYDENNTCVSFSTVNGQNTSKLPVNGYIGFFGKASDVFLITLK; encoded by the coding sequence ATGAAGATAATATTTTCGGTCTTATTGGCCAGCAGCATAATGCTAACCTCTTCAACCGCCTTTGCGCAGGAGCTGAACAGCCCGTTGCACAAGAAGGCAGATGAAATTGCCAATACTTTGGTCACTCAATATGGTGAGACGAGCGTACAATATGCACTTATGGATAATGGAAAAATCATTTTATCAGGAAATAAGGGCGTCTACGCTAAAGATAGCAGCCGGCCGGTCACCAAAGATACCATGTACGGGGTCGGTTCAGTTAGCAAAATGTATGCCGCCGCAGCCGTGATGATGCTGGTTGACCGTGGCAAACTGAATTTAGATGAGCCTTATGTAAAGTATGTGGCGGATTTTAAAATGGCAGATGAGCGGTACAAGCAGATCACGCCCCGGATGTTGTTAAACCATTCATCAGGGATCAATGGCACAAGCTACGGGAACACCTTTTTATTTGATGATATCAACCCGGACTTACAGGAAGATGTACTTGCCAGTCTGCGAACCCAGACCCTGAAAGCCAATCCCGGTGAATTTTCGGTATACACCAACGATGGCTTCACGCTGCTGGAAATTCTGGTGGCGCGATTAAGCGGCATGAGTTATTCCGAATTTATCGCAAAAAACCTTAGTGAACCTTTAGGTCTTCAACATACGAAGACGCCTATGGATGAGTTCGACCGGACAGACCTTGCCAGAGCCTACCTGCCGAACTATGAGGGGGCGTTGCCCACGGACACTATAAGTGCAGTTGGAACGGGCGGCATTTATTCAACCGCCGAAGATATGCTCAAAGTAGAAGAAGTATTAATGGGTACAACAGATTTGCTGTCTGAGAAATCGGCCAAGGCCATGTTAAATCCAGAATATAAAAATGGAATTTGGCCGTCAGACGGCGAGGAGAACTTTTTTGCCTATGGACTTGGCTGGGATAGCGTGAAATTGTCCCCGTTTGGAGAATACAATATCCAGGCAGCATTTAAAGGCGGCGACTCAGTTTTATTTAAAGCTGCTATGATCGTACTTCCACAGTATAATATTTCTGTAGCAGTGGCCTCTTCTGGCGGCTCGTCTATTGTTAACAGTATGCTGGGAACCGGGATTTTGCAGGAATACCTCAAAGAAAAAGGCATAATCAAAGAAATTAAACCGGATAAGATCTTCACTCCTCCTGTAAAAGTGCAAATGCCGGACAGCATGAACCAATACAACGGTGTCTATGCGGCTGCATCGGATAGCCCTAAGGAAATTGAGATCAAAGATGGAGAAATCGATATGCCTTTGATCTTTGGCGGGTTCATTCCGGCACAGAAATATGTGTATGTGGGGGACGGCTATTTTAAAAGTGCAGACGGAACCGTTACCTTAAGTTTTGACAAGCAGATCAACGGCATCACTTATATCAAGGCCAGCGCTTATCTGAACTTTCCAGGACTGGGTCAAAGCCTCTTTACATTCTATGATTCGCAAAAGGTAGAACCGGTCCACCTGGACAAAGCGGTGTCAGATGCATGGTCAGAGAGAGTGGGCCAAGACTATTTGCCCCTTACGGAGAGACCAAGCTCAGAAGTCCTGTTTGTTCCTTTGATACCCAGCAAATTATGGATTGATGTGAACAACGGGTACGTTGCCGGAAGTAAAATAATCGATCAAAACCATGCTATAAACGCTGTACAAATTCCGGTATCCTCGGGCAGAGATACGACGAATTTGAAGTTTTATAAGGAAAACAATGCGGAATACCTCCAAATGTATAATATGAGTTTTATTAAAAAAGCCGATACCCCGTCAATCTACAGCGGGGAGGCATCCTCGACGGTCATACAGGCCAATGGTTTTGCCCGTTGGTATCAAATTAGCGGGGAAGCGGCCAACAAAACCATAACCGTTAAATTGCCTCCAAACGCCAGCTTTGCAGTTTATGACGAAAACAATACATGTGTAAGTTTTTCAACCGTTAACGGGCAGAACACCTCTAAACTTCCGGTGAACGGATATATAGGATTTTTTGGCAAGGCATCTGACGTATTTTTGATTACATTGAAGTAA